A portion of the Granulosicoccus antarcticus IMCC3135 genome contains these proteins:
- a CDS encoding TIGR03013 family XrtA/PEP-CTERM system glycosyltransferase, translating into MGTFKTLGTFKFFKMHLRVPFLLLALMEFCICVAAVFVAVYVRFDGSQITEVSSIRSPFATSMLFGLVMPVTMMAMGLYQSRFRGGILGVFLRSVIGFACGAAILALLYYLIPHLYLGRGVFGLAILIAFFVVGTIRPMFFYYVDKDILKIRVLVLGAGEKAASISRRLRRRVDRRGFRVVGYVKLNTDAMVVVDSASVLDLEGSSLLDFAIANNVDEIVVAADERRSGLPLEELLECKLHGLDVIDLLSFFEREQGKLPLDILRPDWLIYSDGFQRGAVRDVSKRIFDFIASAFILAITWPFMLFAVIAIKIEDGMDAPVLYRQTRVGFLGEPFEVLKFRSMSVNAESGGVAQWATKNDSRVTRVGNFMRKTRIDELPQILNVLSGDMSFVGPRPERPHFVEQLSETIPYYRERHAVKPGITGWAQVCYPYGASMKDSVQKQEFDLYYIKNHTIFLDMLILCQTAEVVLFGKGAR; encoded by the coding sequence ATGGGCACGTTCAAGACCTTGGGTACGTTCAAATTCTTCAAGATGCACCTACGCGTTCCATTCTTGCTGCTCGCACTGATGGAGTTCTGCATTTGTGTGGCTGCCGTGTTTGTTGCAGTTTACGTGCGCTTCGACGGATCTCAGATTACCGAGGTCTCAAGTATTCGCTCTCCATTCGCTACATCCATGCTATTCGGGCTTGTTATGCCCGTCACCATGATGGCAATGGGGTTGTATCAGAGCCGGTTTCGCGGCGGCATCCTGGGGGTGTTTCTGCGTTCGGTCATTGGTTTTGCATGTGGTGCTGCCATTCTCGCCTTGCTCTACTACCTGATACCGCATTTGTATCTTGGCCGTGGTGTTTTTGGTTTGGCTATTCTCATCGCATTCTTTGTGGTTGGAACAATCAGGCCAATGTTCTTCTACTACGTAGACAAGGACATTCTTAAAATTCGAGTACTGGTGCTGGGTGCTGGTGAAAAAGCGGCGTCGATTTCCCGCAGATTGCGACGCCGTGTCGATAGACGCGGATTCAGGGTGGTGGGCTATGTCAAGCTGAATACCGACGCTATGGTTGTTGTCGACAGTGCTAGCGTGCTCGATCTGGAGGGGAGTTCCCTGCTGGATTTTGCTATAGCCAACAATGTAGACGAGATCGTGGTGGCTGCAGACGAGAGGCGTTCGGGCCTGCCATTGGAAGAATTGCTGGAGTGCAAACTCCATGGTCTGGATGTCATTGATCTGCTCAGTTTTTTCGAGCGTGAGCAAGGCAAGCTGCCTCTGGATATTCTGCGTCCTGACTGGCTGATCTATTCGGACGGTTTTCAGCGAGGAGCCGTGCGGGATGTCAGTAAACGGATATTCGATTTCATTGCCAGTGCATTTATTCTGGCTATTACGTGGCCATTCATGTTGTTTGCCGTGATAGCCATCAAGATCGAGGACGGAATGGATGCACCGGTTCTGTATCGGCAAACCCGCGTTGGTTTTCTGGGCGAGCCGTTTGAGGTGTTGAAGTTTCGCAGTATGAGCGTTAACGCCGAGAGTGGTGGAGTGGCGCAATGGGCAACAAAAAACGACAGTCGAGTCACTCGGGTGGGGAATTTCATGCGCAAGACGCGCATCGATGAATTACCGCAGATTCTGAATGTACTTAGTGGTGATATGAGCTTCGTCGGGCCTCGCCCGGAAAGGCCGCACTTTGTCGAACAGCTAAGTGAAACCATTCCCTACTATCGCGAGCGTCATGCGGTCAAGCCGGGTATTACGGGTTGGGCGCAGGTCTGCTATCCGTATGGTGCATCCATGAAGGATTCGGTTCAGAAGCAGGAGTTTGATCTTTACTACATCAAGAATCACACGATATTTCTGGATATGCTGATTCTGTGTCAGACCGCCGAAGTCGTGCTGTTCGGCAAAGGCGCACGCTGA
- a CDS encoding NAD-dependent epimerase, protein MKILITGTAGFIGSTLALKLMERGDEVIGVDNVNDYYDVNLKLARLERVKAHAGFTEVRGNLEDAALMSETFKKHQPQRVVNLAAQAGVRYSLENPQAYIDANIVGFTNILENCRHNKVEHLVYASSSSVYGNHTDMPFSIHKSVDHPVSLYAATKKANELMAHTYSHLFQLPTTGLRFFTVYGPWGRPDMALFLFTKNILAGKPIDVFNYGKHKRDFTFVEDIVEGVIRTLDNVATPDEAWDSNNPDPATSSAPYRVYNIGNNKPVDLEHYISTLEGCLNRTAEKNLLPLQAGDVPDTYADVSDLIKDVNYKPSTSVEEGIGRFVDWYLDYYKV, encoded by the coding sequence ATGAAAATTCTCATTACAGGCACAGCCGGCTTCATTGGCTCCACCTTGGCTCTGAAACTAATGGAGCGCGGTGACGAGGTCATCGGCGTCGACAACGTCAATGACTACTACGACGTAAACCTTAAACTGGCCCGGCTGGAACGCGTCAAGGCACATGCAGGCTTCACGGAAGTTCGTGGAAACCTGGAAGACGCCGCTCTGATGAGCGAAACCTTTAAAAAGCATCAACCACAACGTGTCGTCAATCTGGCGGCTCAAGCAGGTGTTCGCTATTCACTGGAAAATCCACAAGCTTATATAGATGCCAATATCGTTGGTTTCACCAATATTCTGGAAAACTGCCGCCACAACAAGGTCGAGCATCTGGTCTATGCCTCCAGCAGCTCGGTTTACGGCAATCACACCGATATGCCGTTCTCGATCCACAAGTCAGTTGATCATCCCGTCAGCCTGTACGCTGCCACCAAGAAGGCCAATGAACTCATGGCGCATACTTACAGCCATCTGTTTCAGCTGCCAACCACAGGATTGCGTTTTTTCACCGTCTATGGACCGTGGGGTCGACCTGACATGGCGCTATTTCTGTTCACAAAGAACATCCTGGCCGGCAAGCCTATTGATGTATTCAATTACGGCAAGCACAAGCGCGACTTCACTTTCGTCGAAGACATTGTCGAAGGCGTCATTCGGACACTCGATAATGTAGCGACTCCTGACGAGGCCTGGGACAGCAACAACCCCGATCCGGCAACCAGCTCAGCCCCCTACCGGGTGTACAACATCGGCAACAACAAGCCTGTCGATCTGGAGCACTACATCAGCACACTGGAAGGCTGCCTGAACCGGACCGCCGAGAAAAACCTCCTGCCACTACAGGCTGGTGATGTTCCCGACACCTATGCCGATGTCAGCGACTTGATCAAAGATGTCAACTACAAGCCAAGTACATCAGTTGAAGAAGGCATCGGACGCTTTGTCGACTGGTATCTGGACTACTACAAAGTCTAG
- the tviB gene encoding Vi polysaccharide biosynthesis UDP-N-acetylglucosamine C-6 dehydrogenase TviB codes for MFQISDNDTIAVIGLGYVGLPLAVEFGKNTQTIGFDIHAARIKELQSGHDRTLEVSAEEMQGSPKLSYTSTLEDLAQCKVFIVTVPTPINKHKQPDLTPLIRASESIGKVMQKGCVVIYESTVYPGATEEVCVPILERVSGMTFNTDFYAGYSPERINPGDKEHRVSTIMKVTSGSTPEVAEAVDTLYQRIITAGTHKASSIKVAEAAKVIENTQRDLNIALINELALIFDRLDIDTLEVLEAAGTKWNFLNFRPGLVGGHCISVDPYYLTHKAQEIGYYPQVILSGRQINDGMGAFVAERVVKMLTQRRIHVVGSNILILGLAFKENCPDLRNTRVVDIVQELVNYHANVDVYDPWVDPAEAQHEYGITPIESPAEGHYDAIILAVAHEQFVALGSEAIRKFGKPDNVLYDIKSILPKDSVDARL; via the coding sequence ATGTTTCAGATCAGTGACAACGATACGATAGCGGTAATTGGCCTCGGCTACGTTGGACTACCACTTGCCGTCGAATTCGGCAAGAACACACAGACAATCGGATTTGATATCCATGCTGCTCGTATCAAGGAGCTGCAGTCCGGGCACGACCGCACACTGGAGGTCTCTGCTGAAGAAATGCAAGGCTCCCCCAAGCTCTCCTATACCAGCACTCTGGAAGATCTTGCCCAATGCAAGGTTTTCATCGTCACCGTACCCACCCCCATCAACAAGCACAAACAACCCGATCTGACACCCCTCATACGAGCCAGCGAGTCCATCGGCAAGGTTATGCAAAAAGGCTGCGTGGTCATTTATGAATCCACCGTCTATCCCGGTGCAACCGAGGAGGTCTGCGTCCCCATTCTTGAACGCGTCTCGGGCATGACATTCAATACTGATTTTTACGCAGGCTATAGCCCTGAGCGTATCAATCCGGGCGACAAGGAGCATCGTGTCAGCACGATCATGAAAGTGACTTCAGGCTCGACGCCGGAAGTGGCAGAAGCCGTGGACACCCTGTACCAACGCATCATCACTGCCGGCACTCATAAAGCAAGCTCCATCAAAGTGGCGGAAGCTGCCAAAGTAATTGAAAACACGCAACGTGATCTCAACATCGCTTTGATTAACGAACTGGCCCTCATTTTCGATCGACTGGACATTGACACACTGGAAGTTCTGGAGGCCGCTGGTACAAAATGGAATTTCCTGAATTTCCGACCCGGTCTGGTGGGCGGTCACTGCATCAGCGTTGATCCCTACTACCTGACTCACAAAGCTCAGGAGATCGGCTATTACCCGCAAGTCATCCTGTCAGGCCGCCAGATCAATGACGGCATGGGTGCCTTCGTGGCTGAGCGAGTCGTGAAAATGCTGACACAACGACGTATTCATGTAGTCGGCTCCAACATTCTGATACTAGGCCTGGCGTTCAAGGAAAATTGCCCCGACCTTCGCAATACACGCGTTGTCGACATCGTTCAGGAACTGGTTAACTATCACGCCAATGTCGATGTCTATGACCCGTGGGTAGATCCTGCAGAGGCACAACACGAATACGGCATCACACCCATCGAAAGTCCTGCAGAAGGACATTATGATGCGATCATTCTAGCTGTCGCTCACGAGCAATTCGTCGCCCTGGGAAGTGAAGCAATACGCAAGTTCGGCAAGCCTGATAACGTGCTTTACGACATCAAGAGCATCCTTCCCAAGGATTCTGTCGACGCCCGTCTCTAG